ACAATTTTGTGTTGTTTCAACATCTAATTTTATTCCTGAATGTTCAGAATACATAGAAAGTGCAACATCGTTATTTTTATTTAAAACAAATGCATGATCATATGCTCTTGTAATATCAAATTGTGAATCTGATTTTTCTATACCATCTTTAATTTTAGAATACTTTCTTAAATCAAAACATGTATTTTCTACAGATTTTTTTTCTCCAGTAGGAACCATATTTGATTTTACAGGACAAAATTCATTAGCATTAATCTTAATATACTGTTCATCTCCATTAATATTTAAGTCACCAGCTAAATTAAAATATGAATGGTTAGTTAAATTTATATATGATTTTCTATCACTTTCTGCATGTAACTCAACTAATAGTACAGAATCTTCATTTATCATATATCTAATGAAAAAGTTCATATTACCATGGTGATTACCTTGTAAATGAGGCCAAAAATATTTAAGTTCTATACCTTTATAATCTTCAAAAGTAACTGGTGTTACATCAAATATTTTTGAAGTTAGACCTTCCTTACCTCCGTGATTTGCATTTTCACCACTATTAATACTTAAAGCATATTCTATGCCATCTATCTTATACTTCCCACTTTCTATTCTACCAGAAGTTGGACCTATAATAGCTCCAGCATAACTAGGATCATTTAAATATTTTTCAAAAAAATCATAACATAGTACCACATTTCTAAAATTTCCATCTTTATCTTCTACTAAAATTTTATTTATTATTCCACCTAAGTTTAATATATGTACTTCAAATCCTTTTGAATTTTTCAAAATATGTTCAACTACATCTTTATCATTTAATTTTCCTAATATATTTTTGGTATAATTTATCATATTGTTCTAGCACCTTCACTAACATTTGCAATATAGAAGTCAGCTTTTAGACCCGTTTTTTCAAAATATTTTCTACCTACATTTTCTATAAACATATCTACATTCATTTTATTAACTATACTTACAGTACAACCACCAAATCCTGCACCTGTCATTCTAGAACCAACTACACCTTCTTCTTCCCAAGCTGCTTCAACTAGTGAATCTAGTTCTTTACCTGTTACTTCATAATCATCTCTTAATGAAATATGTGATTCATTCATTAGTTTACCAAATGTTTCTAAATCACCTTTAGTTAAAGCTTCTTTAGCCATTAAAGTTCTTTGATTTTCATAGACAGCATGTTTTGCTCTCTTTTGTCTAATATCTGATTTAATTAAATCTTTATTAGCTTCAAACTCTTCTATAGATAATTCTCCTAGAGCTTTAATATCTAATTTAGTTTGTAGTTCTTCAAGTGCCATATCACATTCAGAACGTCTTTCATTATATTTTGAATCAGCCAACCCACGTCTTTTATTAGTATTTGCTATAATA
This is a stretch of genomic DNA from Streptobacillus felis. It encodes these proteins:
- a CDS encoding aldose epimerase family protein yields the protein MINYTKNILGKLNDKDVVEHILKNSKGFEVHILNLGGIINKILVEDKDGNFRNVVLCYDFFEKYLNDPSYAGAIIGPTSGRIESGKYKIDGIEYALSINSGENANHGGKEGLTSKIFDVTPVTFEDYKGIELKYFWPHLQGNHHGNMNFFIRYMINEDSVLLVELHAESDRKSYINLTNHSYFNLAGDLNINGDEQYIKINANEFCPVKSNMVPTGEKKSVENTCFDLRKYSKIKDGIEKSDSQFDITRAYDHAFVLNKNNDVALSMYSEHSGIKLDVETTQNCMVIYTGNYLDDVIPFGDLKINPRYLGVAIEAQNYQNGINIENFDSKLTTPTNPYFEKIKYIFGSVK